One Halalkalicoccus sp. NIPERK01 genomic region harbors:
- a CDS encoding ATPase domain-containing protein codes for MSANRTLLSLGLDDHDRLDAELGGGLPRGSIVLVEGDYGAGKSALSQRFSYGFCETGYTVTYLSTELAVGGFVEQMHSLSYDVVSHLLDERLLFLHANLDTGDSFSNENGRGRRRELLTQLMAADTMWESDVIVLDTFDAILRNDPTFEALVRQNDQRQAALDIISFFRDLTSCGKVVVLTVDPSTVDDEAIGPFRSIADVFLELQMIQVGNDVRRQISVKRFAGMGEQVGDTVGYSVRSGTGIVIESRSIA; via the coding sequence ATGAGCGCGAACCGTACCCTCCTGTCGCTCGGCCTCGACGATCACGACCGCCTCGACGCGGAACTCGGCGGCGGGCTCCCAAGAGGGAGCATCGTCCTCGTGGAGGGCGATTACGGGGCCGGAAAGAGCGCGCTGTCCCAGCGGTTCAGCTACGGGTTCTGCGAGACCGGCTACACGGTTACGTACCTCTCGACCGAACTCGCCGTCGGCGGGTTCGTCGAGCAGATGCACTCACTCTCGTACGACGTGGTCTCGCACCTGCTCGACGAACGCCTCCTGTTCTTGCACGCCAACCTCGACACCGGAGATTCTTTCTCCAACGAGAACGGGAGGGGACGCCGACGCGAACTGCTCACCCAGTTGATGGCGGCCGACACGATGTGGGAGTCGGACGTGATCGTCCTCGATACGTTCGACGCCATCCTCCGGAACGACCCCACATTCGAGGCGCTCGTCAGGCAGAACGACCAGCGCCAGGCCGCACTCGATATCATCTCGTTCTTCCGCGACCTCACCTCTTGTGGGAAGGTCGTCGTCCTGACGGTCGACCCCTCGACTGTCGACGACGAGGCGATCGGCCCTTTTCGGTCGATCGCGGACGTGTTCCTCGAACTCCAGATGATCCAGGTCGGCAACGACGTCCGCCGTCAGATCTCGGTCAAGCGCTTCGCGGGGATGGGCGAGCAGGTCGGCGACACGGTCGGCTACTCCGTCCGTTCGGGCACCGGCATCGTGATCGAGAGCCGCAGCATCGCCTGA
- a CDS encoding DMT family transporter: protein MSRVSPPLALALSILAISTSAILVRWSAAPSVVVAFYRVLFTLLLLAPLALARHRADFRAFSAPDVGVAAVTGVALAVHFAAWFESLNWTSVAASVTLVQTQPVFVAVGAYLLLDERITVHTVGGIVLAVAGAIVMSVSDLLGGTAFAGTALYGNALALVGGVMAACYVLAGRSLRQRIALLPYVSVVYGACALTLFAVALAGGETLTGYPAREWALFLAMAVGPGVFGHTVVNWALAHVESSVVSVSLLGEPVGATLLALVLLAEVPGVATVLGGAIVLCGIVVTARAQRLGT, encoded by the coding sequence GTGTCCCGGGTCTCGCCACCGCTGGCGCTCGCGCTGTCGATCCTCGCGATCAGCACGAGCGCGATCCTCGTGCGCTGGAGCGCGGCCCCGAGCGTCGTCGTCGCCTTCTACCGCGTCCTGTTCACCCTCCTGTTGCTCGCGCCGCTCGCGCTGGCCCGCCACCGCGCCGACTTCCGCGCGTTCTCGGCTCCCGACGTGGGGGTCGCCGCCGTCACGGGCGTGGCGCTCGCGGTCCACTTCGCCGCGTGGTTCGAGAGCCTGAACTGGACGAGCGTCGCCGCGAGCGTCACGCTGGTCCAGACCCAGCCGGTCTTCGTCGCCGTCGGAGCCTATCTCCTCTTGGACGAGCGGATCACCGTCCACACCGTCGGCGGGATCGTCCTCGCGGTCGCCGGTGCGATCGTAATGTCCGTGAGCGACCTCCTCGGCGGAACGGCCTTCGCGGGCACCGCCCTCTACGGCAACGCCCTCGCGCTCGTCGGCGGGGTGATGGCGGCCTGTTACGTGCTCGCGGGCCGGTCGCTCCGCCAGCGGATCGCCTTGCTACCCTACGTGAGCGTGGTCTACGGCGCGTGTGCGCTCACCCTGTTCGCGGTCGCGCTGGCCGGTGGCGAGACGCTCACGGGATATCCGGCCCGCGAGTGGGCCCTCTTTCTGGCGATGGCGGTCGGGCCGGGCGTGTTCGGACACACCGTTGTGAACTGGGCGCTCGCGCACGTCGAATCGAGCGTCGTGAGCGTCTCACTTCTGGGCGAACCGGTCGGCGCGACGCTGCTCGCGCTCGTGTTGCTCGCGGAGGTGCCCGGCGTGGCGACCGTCCTCGGGGGGGCGATCGTCCTCTGTGGGATCGTCGTCACCGCACGCGCACAGCGACTGGGCACCTAA
- a CDS encoding ATPase domain-containing protein: MVDITETGIEGLDSILNGGLVTDSTVLVSGTPGTGKTILGIQYLYHGTKKFDESGIYLTFEEDATDVKEAAESLGFDDWGDLVERGDIAVYDKELLLREEDFSTTLDTLLEEFERTRYDRLVVDSLTMLSLFFDTEREKRTYLLKFSDILKRNGLTTLFVTEQGARFPNWEIGLENFLTDGNIYLIQTPTDSGVNRYIWVAKMRKRPVETDIFPIDIGPGGITVHDRASGFSFMGDEGAF, from the coding sequence ATGGTCGACATCACGGAGACGGGGATCGAGGGTCTCGATTCGATCCTGAACGGTGGACTGGTCACCGACTCGACGGTCCTCGTCAGCGGTACCCCGGGGACCGGAAAGACGATCCTCGGGATCCAGTATCTCTATCACGGGACGAAGAAGTTCGACGAGTCCGGTATCTACCTCACCTTCGAGGAGGACGCGACGGACGTGAAGGAGGCCGCCGAATCGCTCGGGTTCGACGACTGGGGCGACCTCGTCGAGCGCGGCGATATCGCGGTTTACGACAAGGAACTCCTCCTCCGCGAGGAGGACTTCTCGACGACGCTCGACACCCTCCTCGAGGAGTTCGAGCGGACCCGATACGACAGACTCGTCGTCGACTCGCTGACGATGCTGTCGCTCTTTTTCGACACCGAACGCGAGAAACGGACCTACCTCCTGAAGTTCTCGGACATCCTGAAACGAAACGGGCTGACGACGCTGTTCGTCACCGAACAGGGGGCCCGCTTTCCGAACTGGGAGATCGGCCTCGAGAACTTCCTCACGGACGGCAATATCTATCTGATCCAGACGCCGACCGACTCGGGGGTCAATCGGTACATCTGGGTGGCGAAGATGCGAAAACGGCCGGTCGAGACGGACATCTTCCCGATCGATATCGGTCCCGGCGGGATCACCGTCCACGACCGCGCGAGCGGTTTCTCCTTCATGGGCGACGAGGGGGCGTTCTAA
- the flaJ gene encoding archaellar assembly protein FlaJ, whose protein sequence is MATNPRRGSLSTSLAAFVTEIARSYRYMEVPIGRYVLTVLLPSSVVFVLSVAGALALPVPLAVRLPIPLLGLLCLGAAVIYPKLLASRRKIEIENQFHLLVTHMTILATTNIDRMEVFRTLSREEEYGELAREMGCIVRIVDTWNQSLDDACRRRAAVVPSDALADFLDRLAYTLGAGQELSDFLLSEQDVMIGQYVTVYESTMGNIEVMKDLYMSMILSMTFALVFAIVLPILTGTDPTLTVAAVLAMFVFVQFGFYLVIRTMSPHDPIWYHPETLRSAAEGRIVTSLVAGGVLSALLVVLTAGGLFGITPVGLHSLFLRESLPEPLYLAVPLTPLLIPGYVLRREERAITARDAEFPSFIRALGASESAKRSTTSDVLSTLRTKDFGPLTTEIDDLFKRLNMRLDPVLAWRYLAADSQSYLIQKFSEMYLIGRRMGGSPRRLGELISQNMNEVNQLREQRRQAAVTLIGLLYGITVTSAFAFFIGLEVVAILSGMNVDLTATQQLGVGQLIHTEVYDIELIRYLLLVVILFNALLSSIMIRTVDGGNKANSFIHFVLLSWLGCLTAVVTTRLVELFLTV, encoded by the coding sequence ATGGCGACGAATCCACGACGAGGATCGCTCTCGACCTCGCTCGCGGCGTTCGTGACGGAGATTGCACGGTCCTATCGGTATATGGAGGTGCCGATCGGGCGGTACGTTCTCACCGTCCTGTTGCCGTCGTCGGTGGTGTTCGTCCTCTCGGTCGCCGGCGCGCTCGCGTTGCCGGTGCCGCTGGCCGTCAGACTCCCGATCCCGCTGCTCGGGCTGTTGTGTCTCGGTGCCGCGGTCATCTACCCGAAACTGCTCGCCAGCCGACGGAAGATCGAGATCGAGAACCAGTTCCACCTGCTCGTCACCCACATGACGATCCTCGCAACGACGAACATCGATCGTATGGAGGTGTTTCGGACGCTCTCCCGCGAGGAGGAGTACGGCGAACTCGCCCGCGAGATGGGATGCATCGTCCGGATCGTCGATACGTGGAACCAGAGCCTCGACGACGCGTGTCGACGCCGCGCCGCGGTCGTTCCGAGCGACGCGCTCGCGGACTTCCTCGACCGCCTGGCCTACACGCTGGGGGCTGGCCAGGAACTGAGCGATTTCCTGCTGTCCGAACAGGACGTGATGATCGGCCAGTACGTGACCGTCTACGAGAGCACGATGGGCAACATCGAGGTGATGAAGGACCTCTACATGTCGATGATCCTCTCGATGACGTTCGCGCTGGTGTTCGCCATCGTCCTTCCGATCCTCACCGGCACCGACCCCACCTTGACCGTGGCGGCCGTGCTCGCGATGTTCGTCTTCGTCCAGTTCGGCTTTTACCTCGTCATCCGGACGATGTCGCCACACGATCCCATCTGGTACCACCCCGAGACGCTCCGTTCGGCCGCGGAGGGGCGGATCGTCACGAGCCTCGTGGCCGGTGGCGTGCTCTCGGCCCTGTTGGTGGTCCTCACGGCGGGCGGCCTGTTCGGGATCACGCCCGTCGGCCTCCACAGCCTCTTCTTGCGCGAATCGCTCCCCGAACCGCTCTACCTCGCCGTCCCGCTGACACCGCTTCTGATCCCGGGGTACGTCCTCCGGCGCGAGGAGCGCGCGATCACCGCCCGCGACGCGGAGTTCCCGAGTTTCATCCGCGCGCTCGGGGCCAGCGAGAGCGCGAAGCGAAGCACGACCTCCGACGTGCTCTCGACGCTGCGGACGAAGGACTTCGGCCCCCTCACCACCGAGATCGACGACCTGTTCAAGCGCCTCAACATGCGTCTCGATCCCGTGCTGGCGTGGCGCTACCTCGCCGCCGACTCCCAGTCGTACCTGATCCAGAAGTTCAGTGAGATGTACTTGATCGGCCGGCGGATGGGCGGCAGTCCGCGCCGCCTGGGTGAACTCATCAGCCAGAACATGAACGAGGTCAATCAGCTCCGCGAACAGCGCAGACAGGCGGCCGTCACCTTGATCGGACTGCTGTACGGGATCACCGTTACCTCTGCGTTCGCCTTCTTCATCGGCCTCGAAGTCGTCGCAATTCTCTCGGGGATGAATGTCGACCTCACTGCGACCCAACAGCTCGGGGTCGGTCAGCTCATCCACACCGAGGTCTACGACATCGAACTCATTCGCTACCTGCTGTTGGTCGTCATCCTCTTCAACGCGCTGCTCTCCTCGATCATGATCCGAACCGTCGACGGCGGCAACAAGGCCAACTCCTTCATCCACTTCGTCCTACTGAGCTGGCTGGGCTGTCTCACCGCGGTGGTGACCACCCGGCTGGTGGAGCTCTTCCTGACCGTCTGA
- a CDS encoding helix-turn-helix domain-containing protein has protein sequence MYSGDVLLVLGNEYNAEILGATDEPRSAQALSDELDIPIATCYRRIEELEEADLLEHQGRVLSEERRRVSVYRRTVDRIVVNFDDGNYTVNVAGRADVKNKLDEVWRSLSTP, from the coding sequence ATGTATTCCGGAGACGTCCTCCTCGTGCTCGGAAACGAGTACAACGCCGAGATCCTGGGAGCGACCGACGAACCCCGCTCCGCACAGGCGCTCAGCGACGAACTCGACATCCCGATCGCGACCTGTTATCGACGGATCGAGGAGCTAGAGGAGGCCGACCTCCTCGAACACCAGGGGCGCGTGCTCTCCGAGGAGCGCCGCCGGGTGAGCGTCTACCGGCGGACGGTCGATCGCATCGTCGTGAACTTCGATGACGGGAACTACACGGTGAACGTCGCGGGTCGGGCGGACGTGAAGAACAAACTGGACGAGGTCTGGCGCTCGCTTTCTACCCCTTAG
- a CDS encoding heme ABC transporter ATP-binding protein — protein MIDVRDLDVRLGGMAVLDSISTHIGEGRFVGLVGPNGAGKSTLLRAIGAVLKPDAGTVLLDGEAVHDLPSRAASRRVATVPQDTHLSFDFDVREVVAMGRTPYRSRFRTSDPAGDESVERALSRTETEEFADRSIGAVSGGERQRVVLARALAQDTPILLLDEPTASLDINHQIRTLELVRDLADEGKTVIAAIHDLNLAAHYCDDLLLLSEGRIVESGPPESVLTESNLTNAFDARAVVSRHPVTGSVYVTALPERGGDREGRVHVIGGGGTVSRLLYVLSAAGYEVSVGALGEGDSDLETARLLGLDAVTVEPFAPIDAETRERASERIARADVTVVGDVEVGAGNLANLECARASDALIVVEDRPFEERNYAGEDARALYDALRERATVVRGSEVLGTVADAMERNA, from the coding sequence GTGATCGACGTCCGCGACCTCGACGTCCGATTGGGGGGGATGGCGGTCCTCGATTCCATCAGCACCCACATCGGGGAGGGGCGGTTCGTCGGCCTCGTCGGTCCGAACGGCGCGGGCAAATCCACCCTGTTGCGGGCGATCGGGGCCGTGTTGAAGCCCGACGCCGGGACCGTGCTGCTCGACGGCGAGGCGGTTCACGACCTGCCCTCGCGCGCGGCGAGCAGGCGGGTCGCGACCGTCCCCCAGGACACCCACCTCTCGTTCGACTTCGACGTGCGCGAGGTGGTCGCGATGGGGCGGACCCCCTACCGGTCGCGGTTTCGCACCTCGGATCCGGCGGGCGACGAAAGCGTCGAGCGGGCGCTCTCCCGGACCGAAACCGAGGAGTTCGCCGATCGCTCGATCGGCGCCGTGAGCGGCGGCGAGCGCCAGCGGGTCGTCCTCGCGCGGGCGCTCGCCCAGGACACTCCGATACTCTTACTCGACGAACCGACTGCGAGCCTCGACATCAACCACCAGATCCGGACGCTCGAACTCGTCCGCGACCTCGCCGACGAGGGCAAGACGGTGATCGCGGCGATCCACGACCTGAACCTCGCGGCCCACTACTGTGACGACCTCCTCCTGCTCTCGGAGGGACGGATCGTCGAGAGCGGCCCCCCCGAGAGCGTCCTGACCGAGTCGAATCTGACGAACGCGTTCGACGCCCGGGCGGTCGTGAGCCGCCACCCGGTCACGGGATCGGTCTACGTCACCGCCCTTCCCGAACGGGGTGGCGACCGCGAGGGACGGGTCCACGTGATCGGCGGCGGTGGCACGGTCTCTAGACTGTTGTACGTGCTCTCGGCGGCGGGGTACGAGGTCTCGGTGGGAGCGCTGGGCGAGGGCGACTCGGACCTCGAAACCGCCCGCCTGCTCGGCCTCGATGCCGTGACCGTCGAGCCGTTCGCGCCGATCGACGCCGAAACGCGCGAACGTGCGTCCGAGCGGATCGCTCGGGCCGACGTGACGGTCGTCGGCGACGTCGAGGTGGGTGCGGGCAACCTCGCGAACCTCGAGTGTGCGCGCGCCAGCGACGCGCTGATCGTCGTCGAGGACCGGCCGTTCGAGGAACGGAACTACGCAGGCGAGGACGCACGGGCGCTCTACGACGCGCTTCGTGAACGCGCGACGGTCGTGCGGGGCAGCGAGGTGCTCGGGACCGTCGCCGACGCGATGGAGCGAAACGCGTGA
- a CDS encoding type II/IV secretion system ATPase subunit, with protein MSDQGTTRPSKAVRELATRHPHLREHLVAHKRESGEFPQVIEAADGEYETTYPNVIYPIDGPIHCHIYGDVGRDTTYHVVEPTLSEEEHDLYENVTTELLRKSVDHAAPEDDAEYVDRIEQLLAATAYTDDRPPGWKETLGRALSIGRYRVSPRTYENLRYRLVRDIVGLGPLEGVLRDPANEDVHVIGPHECYVDHGVYGMLKTTVDFGPPERFQQWIRNLGERIGDPVSDADPIVDSTLPDGSRLNLIYSDDVSLKGPSLTIRQGQEVPLSVAQITEWGTLSPELAAYLWLCLENEQTVFVVGETASGKTTTLNSIMSFIPRDSKIYTAEDTAEVLPPHDTWQQLLTREGGGGDSKDVDMFDLVAAALRSRPDYIVVGEVRGEEGRMAFQAAQTGHPVMLTFHASDIVSMIQRFTGDPIRVPETFMDNADVAIFQNRVKQGENVLRRVTSVQEIEGYSKEMDGVVTREVFYWDPVADEIVFQGMNNSYVLEEQIATLLGYADTREIYTDLEFRATVIERLIDDGITGYHEVNEAISALQRDGIEGLPFDIHRLTRR; from the coding sequence ATGAGCGATCAGGGAACCACCAGACCCTCCAAGGCGGTGCGCGAACTCGCCACGCGACACCCCCACCTGCGCGAACACCTGGTAGCGCACAAACGTGAGAGCGGCGAGTTCCCCCAGGTCATCGAGGCGGCCGACGGCGAGTACGAGACGACCTATCCAAACGTCATCTATCCGATCGACGGTCCGATCCACTGTCACATCTACGGCGACGTGGGTCGGGACACGACCTACCACGTCGTCGAGCCGACCCTCTCGGAGGAGGAACACGACCTCTACGAGAACGTCACGACCGAACTCCTGCGAAAGAGCGTCGATCACGCCGCCCCCGAGGACGACGCGGAGTACGTCGACCGAATCGAACAACTGCTGGCGGCGACGGCCTACACCGACGACCGACCGCCGGGGTGGAAGGAGACGCTCGGACGGGCGCTCTCGATCGGTCGGTACCGCGTCTCTCCGCGAACGTACGAGAACCTTCGCTACCGCCTCGTCCGCGACATCGTCGGTCTGGGGCCGCTCGAGGGCGTTCTCCGTGATCCGGCGAACGAGGACGTCCACGTCATCGGGCCCCACGAGTGTTACGTCGATCACGGCGTCTACGGCATGCTGAAGACGACGGTCGATTTCGGTCCTCCCGAGCGGTTCCAGCAGTGGATCCGCAACCTGGGCGAGCGGATCGGCGACCCCGTGAGCGACGCCGATCCGATCGTCGACTCGACGCTCCCCGACGGGTCGCGGCTCAACCTCATCTACTCCGACGATGTGAGTCTCAAGGGCCCCAGCCTGACGATCCGACAGGGCCAAGAGGTCCCCCTGTCGGTCGCACAGATCACCGAGTGGGGGACGCTCTCGCCCGAACTCGCCGCCTACCTGTGGCTCTGTCTGGAGAACGAACAGACGGTCTTCGTTGTCGGCGAGACCGCGAGCGGGAAGACGACCACGCTGAACTCCATCATGTCCTTTATCCCCCGCGACTCGAAGATCTACACCGCTGAGGACACCGCCGAGGTGCTGCCGCCCCACGACACCTGGCAGCAGCTGCTCACCCGCGAGGGCGGCGGCGGTGACAGCAAGGACGTCGACATGTTCGACCTCGTGGCCGCCGCCCTGCGCTCGCGCCCGGACTACATCGTCGTCGGCGAGGTCCGTGGCGAGGAGGGCCGCATGGCGTTTCAGGCCGCCCAGACCGGCCACCCGGTCATGCTCACCTTCCACGCCTCGGACATCGTCTCGATGATCCAGCGGTTCACCGGCGACCCCATTCGCGTCCCGGAGACGTTCATGGACAACGCCGACGTCGCGATCTTCCAGAACCGCGTCAAACAGGGCGAGAACGTCCTCAGACGGGTCACGAGCGTTCAGGAGATAGAGGGCTACTCCAAGGAGATGGACGGTGTCGTCACCCGCGAGGTGTTCTACTGGGACCCCGTCGCGGACGAGATCGTCTTTCAGGGTATGAACAACTCCTACGTACTCGAAGAACAGATCGCGACCCTGCTGGGCTACGCCGACACGCGCGAGATATACACCGACCTCGAGTTCCGTGCCACGGTAATCGAGCGGCTGATCGATGACGGGATCACGGGGTATCACGAGGTGAACGAGGCGATCTCGGCGTTGCAGCGCGACGGGATCGAGGGACTGCCGTTCGACATCCACCGGTTGACGAGGCGATAA
- a CDS encoding archaellin/type IV pilin N-terminal domain-containing protein: protein MFEIQTEDRGQVGIGTLIVFIAMVLVAAIAAGVLINTAGFLQTQAEDTGVESTQQVSDRVQVASSVGSVNDTVGENDITSINLTVHKAPGAGVIDLSDITIQWISGDAENFVHADVGGDSTFTTTAIVGDDDNVLIDSTDRHELTMVPPDTFNPGDTAQVTITTGSGAQTSLTLNVPDSINDDESAVSL, encoded by the coding sequence ATGTTCGAAATACAGACAGAAGACAGAGGTCAGGTCGGGATCGGCACCCTCATCGTGTTCATCGCGATGGTCCTCGTCGCGGCGATCGCGGCGGGCGTACTGATCAACACGGCCGGCTTCCTCCAGACGCAGGCTGAAGACACGGGCGTAGAGAGTACCCAGCAGGTTTCCGATCGCGTGCAGGTCGCATCGTCGGTCGGAAGTGTGAACGATACTGTTGGTGAGAATGATATCACCAGTATCAATCTCACAGTACACAAAGCACCCGGCGCTGGTGTAATCGATCTCTCTGATATCACTATTCAATGGATCTCCGGAGATGCAGAAAACTTCGTTCACGCTGATGTCGGTGGCGATTCTACCTTTACTACGACCGCCATCGTTGGCGATGATGACAACGTTCTAATCGATAGTACAGACCGACACGAACTTACTATGGTGCCACCGGATACGTTCAATCCGGGTGACACCGCTCAAGTGACGATTACGACTGGCTCGGGTGCTCAAACCAGTCTCACGCTCAACGTACCGGACTCAATCAACGACGACGAAAGCGCGGTCAGCCTTTGA
- a CDS encoding FlaD/FlaE family flagellar protein — protein sequence MSLFDRFQGEGDEETDASAATDGGDPFATELDEGDDPFSDDAEDADDAEPFSEKPDEYAVEELERRIDDIEAEFARLSSTVGTIKSENEEIGETVDTVEENVRKLLDVYEMVTQGINPFVDEIDPAHAYDESGSLGLFGVGADDGNEPITDADGTSFDDLKAEYESDGAEAEGSEGTAPAAEGLADGGMDADLQFAQRTLSDDPNAEKPYLRGLPDGYVADLLILEWLEYLVDAAGHAEAEGAIDYYETIEWIDETGADQLRAFIAGFGGDSEEGAQLTTAHHTQSLRYICRLSSSDSAPVVLDGWTDGSSEHCR from the coding sequence GTGAGCCTGTTCGATCGCTTTCAGGGAGAGGGCGACGAGGAGACCGACGCCTCGGCGGCGACCGACGGCGGCGATCCATTCGCTACGGAACTCGACGAGGGCGACGACCCGTTCTCCGACGACGCGGAGGACGCCGACGACGCGGAACCGTTCTCCGAGAAGCCGGATGAGTACGCAGTCGAGGAACTGGAACGTCGGATCGACGATATCGAGGCGGAGTTTGCGAGGCTCTCGTCGACGGTCGGCACCATCAAAAGCGAGAACGAGGAGATCGGCGAGACCGTCGACACCGTCGAGGAGAACGTCCGGAAACTGCTCGACGTCTACGAGATGGTGACACAGGGGATCAACCCCTTCGTCGACGAGATCGATCCCGCCCACGCGTACGACGAAAGCGGTTCGCTCGGCCTGTTCGGGGTCGGTGCCGACGACGGAAACGAACCGATTACGGACGCCGACGGGACCTCGTTCGACGACCTCAAGGCGGAGTACGAATCCGACGGGGCCGAAGCCGAGGGTTCGGAAGGTACTGCCCCTGCGGCCGAGGGACTGGCCGACGGCGGGATGGACGCCGACCTCCAGTTCGCCCAACGGACACTGAGCGACGATCCGAACGCGGAGAAACCCTATCTGCGGGGACTACCCGATGGTTACGTCGCGGACCTGCTTATCCTCGAATGGCTCGAATACCTCGTCGATGCTGCCGGCCACGCCGAGGCCGAGGGTGCGATCGACTACTACGAGACCATCGAGTGGATCGACGAGACGGGTGCCGATCAGTTGCGGGCGTTCATCGCCGGCTTCGGTGGCGACTCCGAGGAGGGCGCGCAACTGACGACCGCCCACCACACCCAGAGCCTGCGGTACATCTGCCGGCTTTCGAGTAGCGACTCGGCACCCGTCGTCCTGGACGGGTGGACGGACGGCTCCTCGGAGCACTGTCGATGA
- a CDS encoding fla cluster protein flaG produces MGSVSISHLIIFIASLLVAASVAGTLIAGVEQVSSSVDRQSEDLTRQIDTDVAIISDPAGGSIYDGSNRTLTLLVKNTGRAQLETDGSNLDVLLDGQYRSDPSIEVVSGGERWSSGAVAEVTVSLGDELAPGDHRATVIVHGSRATFDFYY; encoded by the coding sequence GTGGGCTCCGTCTCGATCTCCCACCTGATTATCTTCATCGCGAGCCTGCTGGTCGCCGCGAGCGTCGCGGGCACGCTGATCGCGGGCGTCGAACAGGTCAGTAGCTCGGTCGACCGACAGAGCGAAGACCTCACCCGACAGATCGATACCGACGTCGCGATCATCAGCGACCCTGCCGGTGGCTCGATCTACGATGGAAGCAACCGGACGCTCACCCTGCTCGTCAAGAACACAGGCCGCGCTCAACTGGAAACCGACGGGTCGAACCTCGACGTGCTGCTCGATGGGCAGTACCGATCCGACCCCTCCATCGAAGTCGTCTCCGGGGGCGAGCGGTGGTCTTCGGGGGCGGTCGCCGAGGTGACCGTCTCGCTCGGGGACGAACTCGCTCCCGGCGACCACCGCGCGACGGTGATCGTCCACGGCAGTCGGGCGACGTTCGACTTCTATTACTGA
- a CDS encoding archaellin/type IV pilin N-terminal domain-containing protein — MEIFNNENRGQVGIGTLIVFIAMVLVAAIAAGVLINTAGFLQTQAEDTGVESTEQVSNNLNVLSEIGTVGTDNESVSTVTLSVQRAPGAGDINLEDLTIQYIGTSGAENIVFGDGDATAGYTVDPITAENVDDSVLSANGDRYEITLDLNSMSGGTTYDSVAVLAEGDDAEMTITTASGSQRIVTLNVPDSLADKGDGDAVRL; from the coding sequence ATGGAAATCTTTAACAACGAAAACAGAGGTCAGGTTGGAATCGGCACCCTCATCGTGTTCATCGCGATGGTCCTCGTCGCGGCGATCGCGGCCGGCGTACTGATCAATACGGCCGGCTTCCTCCAGACGCAGGCCGAAGATACTGGTGTGGAAAGCACAGAGCAAGTCTCGAACAATCTCAATGTGTTGAGTGAGATCGGGACCGTCGGTACCGACAACGAATCGGTTAGCACCGTTACGCTCTCGGTCCAGCGAGCTCCGGGAGCGGGCGACATCAATCTGGAGGATCTAACCATCCAGTATATCGGTACAAGTGGTGCTGAGAACATCGTCTTTGGTGATGGGGACGCAACTGCGGGATACACCGTTGACCCCATCACGGCCGAGAACGTGGACGATAGTGTTCTCTCCGCGAACGGCGATCGGTATGAGATCACGCTTGACCTCAACTCAATGAGCGGAGGTACTACGTATGATTCCGTTGCCGTTCTCGCGGAGGGTGACGACGCAGAAATGACGATCACGACCGCATCCGGTTCCCAGCGCATCGTCACGCTGAACGTTCCGGACTCGCTCGCCGACAAGGGCGACGGCGACGCGGTCCGTCTCTGA
- a CDS encoding fla cluster protein flaF: protein MGFSVSGSTVVILIGCLIAFSAAFTVATDSFDRVTTAQDERADRLLDRQNTAIEIGVTSEDNGTVTVPVTNTGSTVLSIDRTDLLVDGEYRNAEPTVLDGSDEPKEETDLWLPGETLEYGIEPGGESVKIVTQNGVAATAILEAA from the coding sequence ATGGGCTTCAGCGTAAGCGGATCCACGGTGGTCATCCTGATCGGCTGTCTGATCGCGTTCAGCGCGGCGTTCACCGTCGCGACCGACAGCTTCGACCGCGTGACGACCGCACAGGACGAGCGCGCTGATCGCCTCCTCGACAGACAGAACACGGCGATCGAGATCGGCGTGACAAGCGAGGACAACGGCACCGTCACCGTCCCCGTCACGAACACCGGTTCGACCGTCCTCTCGATCGATCGCACGGATCTGCTGGTCGACGGCGAGTACAGGAACGCGGAGCCGACGGTCCTCGACGGAAGCGACGAGCCGAAGGAGGAAACGGACCTGTGGCTGCCGGGCGAGACCCTCGAATACGGGATCGAACCCGGTGGAGAGAGCGTGAAGATCGTGACGCAAAACGGCGTCGCTGCGACGGCGATACTGGAGGCTGCGTAG